A region of Tigriopus californicus strain San Diego chromosome 7, Tcal_SD_v2.1, whole genome shotgun sequence DNA encodes the following proteins:
- the LOC131883459 gene encoding Y+L amino acid transporter 2-like gives MESDHIKLKRMLSGWDGATSMICSIIGSGISVSPKAVPSNVGSPGMSLVIWWVSGLISLVQAFIYAELVFTFPEAGSEYVFIRQGFGNYLAFFYMWIATVFQQSASRAIVSLTLSTYLCQVIWSDC, from the coding sequence ATGGAATCCGACCACATTAAATTGAAGCGAATGTTAAGTGGATGGGATGGTGCAACTTCCATGATTTGCTCCATCATTGGTTCAGGCATCTCCGTGTCTCCTAAGGCAGTGCCAAGTAATGTCGGCTCTCCTGGGATGTCATTGGTGATCTGGTGGGTGAGTGGTCTCATTTCATTGGTGCAAGCCTTCATTTATGCCGAACTTGTTTTTACATTCCCCGAAGCTGGATCCGAATATGTCTTCATTCGTCAAGGGTTTGGCAActatttggcatttttctacatGTGGATTGCCACTGTCTTCCAACAAAGTGCCTCGCGAGCCATTGTGTCACTCACATTATCCACCTACCTCTGCCAGGTCATTTGGAGCGACTGCTAA